CTGTATAATTGATCTCACGACGGACGAGAATGCCGCCACGATCGCAGCAGAGTATCAGAACGCCGCCGCGGACTTCGAGATTGCCCGGAAGTCCATCGGAGAGATCGTAGCCGACTGGCACCCCGAACTCGAAGAGCAGGTAAACCGAGCTTCGCAGAGTTTCGGATCGCAGCTCAAAGAACTCTTCCCTGGTGGGGAGGGTATACCCCCACTCGAACGGCCCATGTATAACCCTCTGGAGGTGCGGAGATGATCCAGGACTTCTCGATCTTCGTCCCCGACCCCGTGACCCTCCGGATCGGTAGGGCTAACCAGGTCAAGGACCTCGACCTCTCCGTTATCCCGGCGAAGTCCAGCCTCAGGATCATCCACTTTTACGAGGAGAAGGACGGGAAGGACGCAACCTCTGAGGAGGTCGTGAACCTTGCCGCCGGCGTCCTCCACGACATCGACCCCGGCGTCACTGAAGAGTGGCTGTGGAAGAACTACAGCCTGCGCGATCTCACGAGGATCGCCACCTTCGTCCTTGAACGGGCAGCGACCCAGGAAAGCGCCACCCCGGCCACAGGAGAGGCCGCAAAAAACGTGTGATCGAGCTTGGGAGGATTGTCGCACGGATGGGGCGCACCTACGGGTGGACCCCTCGGCAAATCCTTTCCGAGCTCAGTCTCGGACAGATGGCAACCCTTCACCGATATGCCCAGGAGATGGACGGATTGATCCCTCGTAAGATCGACAACGGGCCAGACGCGGACGCGTTCGGGAAGCATGGGGATGATGGACCGGACGTGGACGCGATCGAGGCCCGGTATGGCAGCATGATCAAGCGGCAAACCGCAGAAACATTCGATGTCGCGACGATCGAACGGATCACCGGACTGAAAGTGAAGCGAGGCAAAGCATGACCGAAGAGGTAATCAACAGGCTCGTCGTGGAGATCGTCGGCGACTCGTCCGGCCTTGTCTCCGCATTCGACGAGGCCGCAAAAGTTTCCACGAATTTTGAGGATCGTCTGAAAGCGGTCGGATCGAGTTTCACCCAGACCGGAAAGGACCTCACTCTTACGGTCACGGCCCCCCTCGCCCTCGCAGGTGCAGCCGCCCTGAAGATGGCCGGGGACGCAGAAGAGACGCAGAGCAAGTTCAATACCGTCTTCGGAGAGATGGCCGCCGATGCCGAAGCGTGGGCAGATAAGTTCGGCGGTGCCGTCGGCCGATCCCGCACCGACTTGAAGGCGACGTCCGCCACCTTCGGTGACATGCTCCAGGGCATGGGTGCGACCCGTGAGGAGTCCCTGAAACTCGCGGAGGCCATGACACAGCTCGGTGTCGATATCGCCTCTTTCTCGAACTCCACAGACGAGGAGGCGTGGATCTCCCTGAGGTCTGCCGTAACCGGCGAATATGAGGCGATGAAGAAGTACGGCGTTGTCCTCAACGAAGCCGCCGTGAATCAGGAACTTCTCAACATGGGTGTCGCCGGCGGGGCCGCCGAGGCCACAAACGCCGAGAAAGCACAGGCTCGCCTGAACCTGATCATGCAGGCGACCACAAACGCCCAGGGCGACGCCGAGCGAACCGCCGGGTCGTTCTCAAATCAGATGAAGGCCCTCACCGGCGACCTGAAGGACGTGACCGAGGAACTCGGGGCCGAGCTGATCCCCCTCGCCCAGGACGGGATCGCCCTCGCCCGTGGGGGTCTGGAGACCTTCAAGAACCTCGACGACGGGACAAAGAGGATGGTCGTCTCCGTCGCCGCCCTCGCTGCCGCCACGGGTCCTGCTCTCGTCGTGGGAGGGAAAATGCTCACCCTCGCCGGCGACACATCCGTGGCGTACAAGAAGTTCCACGTCCTCCTCGATGAGAAGGTCATCCCCGGCCTGAAATCGCAGATCGCACAGATGAAGATCGCCGGCAGCACGGCCCGCGCGACCGCCCTCTCGATGGGGGTCCTTGCAGCAGCCACAGCGGGACTTGCAGCGGGGATAATCCTCACAAACCGCTACATTGACGAGGCCGAGGAGAAATCGAAGCGTTTGAAGGACGCGATCGACGCCCTCGCCGACTCGTCCGGCCACTCGTCCGAGGAACTCCGCGACCTCGCCCGCAGGCTCCGGGAGGGTGCAGACGCCTCGCAGTTTTACGCGTCGGCCCTGAAGTCGATAGGCTCCCCGATGGCAAACGTAAACGCCGCCCTCGGCGTGATGACCCCTGAAATGAACAAGGCGAGCCAGGAAACCCGAGATGCTGGTGCCGACCTCCTCGAGTACCGGGCAAACCTCCTGGACTTTGCATCGGCGGCAGAGGTGAGGATGCGCGATGTCACGGCGACCTACGAAACCCACCGCACGAAGGTCGAAGAACTCAGAGGTCAGTACGACGAGTTGAAGACCTCGATCGATCGCGCCCTCGGGATCGAGGAGGACATCGACGACCAGAGCCGCGCCGTGGAGAGGACCGAGATCCGCAAGATCCGGGCGGATCGGGATCTCAAAGACCTCGAAGACGAGATCGCCGAAAAAGAACGGGAGATGGCCACCGGGGAGTATGGCAGCATCGACGAGAGGGAGAAGGCCGAGGAGGATCTCGCCGACCTCAAGCTCCGACACCGGGAGGCGACCCTGAACCTCGCTGACGCCGAGGACGCCCTTCAGGACGCACAGGAGAGATCAAAGGACCTTGCCACAGAGAAAGCGGCCCTGGAAAAGAAGCTCGGCGATGAGGGGGTCGAAGGGGCAAAGAAACGCCTCGAAGAGATCGGAAAGACCCTCGAAGACGAGACCGCCAAGATGGATACCGCCTACAAGGAGCGGGAGGACCTCAGGCTGAAGCATGACAGCGCTATGCTGGAGTTCGACAAAACAACCCTCCAGACGACCGTGGAGAACTGGCAGAAACTCGCCAAGTATTACCAGGACAACCCGATCGTCCGCACTGTCGGGGTTCAGGTTGCAGGCGAGGACGGCAGCGTTCAGATCTTCGTCCCCGAGGCCCCTGCTTTGAACTTCACAATGCCGGACTTCGGCAACCCCTACGCCGACACCAAGGGTGCAAACGCGGTGGCCCCAGTCGCCACCCCTACCGCAGCGGCCCCCTCCCACAACGAGACGGTGTTGGTAAGCAAGAAGGGGGACGTCGTGATCGAGAGCATTGTGGTGAACTCCCCGAAGGCGGATGCAAGCACGATGGTGTATGAACTGCGGAGGACCATGCGGGATATGTACCGCGAGAGTACAATGGGGTGAGGGTCCCCTCCTCCATTTGATTATTTCTCAGCGACGGCCCCACCGCGTGAAATCCTCTTCTAACCAGGGGCGTTCATACCACATCTGCAGCTCATAGTAAACCTTGACCTCCCCTATGGGGTCAGGGTCGGAGCAGGCGGCGATCCGGTATCGGTCGTGGGCTCCATCGTATTCAAGGACCGTCATCAGATGCGTTTCCGGGGATGAGTTCAGGTACTTGTGGGCCACGATAAGATCGTCGGTCTGAAACAGAGGATGCGGAACCAGAAGCGCCCACCCCGCAACGAGGGTTACAAGGGCGCAAAGGACGATCGCGAGGACGGGGTATGCTCGATTCATATATCGGGGAATGTGCTCCTCGGGCATATATGATAATCGGCGGGGGTGCGACCATCTTCTCACCGGGCGAAACACCCCTAAAAAAGAATTGGATCGGTGCTCCTAGGGAGAGACCTACAATCTAAGGGTGATCATTTTGAGATCGTCAATATCTACATGCCCTAATTTGTATTTATAAATCATTTCAGCACAACTCCTATCCTCCCACGTTTTCGTATCTATATCTGCCCTCATCCACCGACCCAATCCATCGCGGTGAATAAACGTTATAAAATATTGATCTAACGTCTCGTCGTAGTCAAGAACCACATATGCTACGTCCTGATATCCATCTTCAAAAGAGATAACATCTCCGGGGTGGTATTTTGCCTTGGAGAGCCCCTCGCACCCCCCGACAAGGATTGCAGATATTAAGAGAATGCAGAAAACAAATTGCGCCTTCATAAAAGGCTTTTATCATCACAACGGCTGAAAAATATTCCTATTTGGGATTCCAGGATCTAGGGATAAGGGGCTCACGCCCCGTCTTTTATCTTCGAGACGATCAGACGGAAGTGATCGATGTCAATCTCGATTGATACCTCCTCCCCCTCCTCAAACGGGAACTGAGAGTCTCCTACAACCGCCGACGGGATCGAGAGATATTTTGTCTTTGCGCGACCCGCCGAAACCAGGCGGCCCTTTCCTTCGGTGACCATTACACTGTATATTACACCGTAAAGTATATATGCATGCCTGCCATACATTGTATTGTACACGTGTAAAACACACAGAGGATTGAGACAGATGATGACACAGACAGGAAAAATCACCCGGGCTCACGAGGCCCTGAGGATCGAACTTGAAGCGCGGCCAGGGGAGTATCTCGTGGTCGGCGCGTCGGATGCCCGAGAACTCGTCGCCACTGGCGCAACGGTCCCCCTCTACCAGATCATCAGGGGCGACGACGTGGACATCGTGCAGGAGGCCGGGACCGCGTACGGGACGAAGACAGGGAAGGGGATCGCCCTCCACATCACGACCGGCCTGCCGGTCGTCCCGACCATGTATGCAAGCCGGGCAGCGGTGGAAGCGGTGCACAGGGGCGCACGGACCACCGCACCGGTCAGCGCCCCCGAGGACCGCCCCGCTCACCAGCAGGAGCCAGCGAAGAGGACCGACGCGTGGGACTCGTCCCGCCTGAAGCGCGGCTTTGGTGATGCGGCCAACCCACCGAGAGGAGGAGGAAGGCCCGCGCCCTCCCCTGTGATCGTGGTGTGAGCTCACCGCCCCCGATGACGACTCTGCCCGGGGTCTGAGGGAGCATCAAACCTGCCCAAACCTCAAGTGTGAGAAAATGTCTGGAACGACGGCGACTCTGCCCGACCCCCTGCCCCGTCCCGGGGCATAAATACGGAATACTGCGGAACCGAGGCGGGGACCGCACCCCGCCCCCTCTTTTCTGGCGCCGACACCGCGCTTATACCGTGCGTACGCGTTGTGCTAACCGCGTCGACGCGGTGGATCAACTGCACCGACAAAGATCGAAATCTTTTACCCCTCCCGAACATGGAGGAATGAGGGAATCCAATGGTGGAGTTAGATCTCGATATCAGTATTAATCTGGCCATTAATACGAAGAAAGAAGAATACGTCCCGTTTCTCGTAACGGGGGGAAAATGCACGGAAATCCTCACCATGGTGTGGGTACATAATCGGGATGCTTTTGCCGACCGGATCGCGTTCGCCGGCCGATTCGGGGCTTCCACGGTTTCAGTTCACAATGGCATATCGTGGCTGGGTTTCTCCGGACCTGCTCCTTATGGATGGGAACCGTGCCGGGAGACGTTCTTGGGGTATGAATATTATTATTCCAATGTCAGGAATTACGAACCATCTGATCCAGAGATCAAAACGGAGATCGAGTCGCTATCTCATTTGTACGATCGGGATGATCTGGCTCAATTTATCGACTGTCCTGTAACCCTCGACGAGGAAGATATCATCCGTCCCCCGTACTTCGAGAGGGTGGGCACCTCATATGTGCTCTGGATCTCAAAGGCGGATGTCGCCGCAGGGTATCGACCCCCCGGTGAGTCGCGGCAGTTGAAGATGTCTGAATATTGGGATATGGTGGAGCAGATCGGGGCACCTGGGGAGAGCGACCCGCCATATCAAGCCGCCTGAGGTTTGAATACAAATCATTCGGCGCGACAGCAGATGCGCGCAGATGGCCGCAAGCAGGGCGTCGGGTGTGATTCATCGCCCCCTGCGGCACGACGATCTGAAGGCCGTGAGAAACGAAGGAAAATACATATTTCTCCCGGGGCATGGGGGGTATGTGCAGATACCCCGGGCAACAGCGGAATGATCGCACCGGCCCCAAAAACATGAAGTTTTGCAGGCGATTCGATGAACGGAGACAAACGCACACCCCGCCGCACTCAGAAACCTTGCAAAACTTTGCCCTTAGAAAAGAGGCCCAATTTGGGCGTATTTTTTATGTGGGATTAAGAACTCACGTTCTTTAAGCCTCAGCCGAGATTTGAACTCGGGACCTTGTCCTTACCAAGGACACGCTCTACCAGCTGAGCCACTGAGGCACGGATGCATTACAATATAGAGCATATCCGGTATAAAAAAGTGTTGATAGTTCCAGATGTGAGATCAAATAATAAAAAATGTATATTCCGGACATATGCCTCATAAATAGGGACGTAGTGCAGAAATACTTGATTTCACCCCGTCAATGCCCTCGACCTCGATCACCGGCACAAGACCGTTCTGTCCGACCGCTTCCATCACCGCGGCGACGTCGATGGTGCCCGACCCGACCGCGGAGTGGGTGTCTGCGGTCCCGTCATTATCATGGATGTGGATATGGTCGATCGGCACCTGCAGGAATGCGGGGAGACACCCCTTGATATGGGCGTGGCCGACGTCGAGGGCGAAGCCCGCGCCCTCGGGGAGGGGGAGTTCGTCCGGTGTCTGGAGGAAGAAAAATTCCCAGGCCATGTTCTCCACCGCATACCTGACAGACCGTTCTTCTGCCGCCGCGGAGAGGTCGGCAAGGGAGCGGGCAAACTGCCTCCGCGCCCTCTCCCTGTCTGCTGGCCATGCAAAGTACCCCGGATGGACCACCACGTCGGCGTCCACCTCAGCGGCGATGGCGAAGCAGTCATTGATCACCCTGACGCTCGCCTCCCTGATAGGTTCCAGGGTGCTTGCAATATTGACGCTCCGGGACGGCGCGTGGATGGAGTACCGGAGGTCGTAGGAGAGGAGGGGTTCGGCACTCTCGATAAAGTGGCAACCGTCGTCCATCACCTCGACATAGTCGGTCAACCCGGCGATCTGGTCGAGGGCATCGGGGAGAGGGCGGGAGTGGAGCGCGTACGTGGAGACGCCATACATGGGAGAGCATTGTCCTGAGGTTCATAAAACGCTTCCCCGCACCCTGCGGCAACAGGTGGTTTCTTGCCCGTCCGCGCCCATACTCCCCCGGTGATTCTGCAATGCCCTATCGTCATCTCTTTGGCCCGGTCCCGTCGCGGCGACTCGGGATATCCCTCGGCATCGACCTGGTGCCCCTGAAGACCTGTTCTTACAACTGCGTCTACTGCGAGTGCGGGCCGACGACGGCGCTCACCACAGAGAGGAAGGAGTACGTCCCGACCGGGGACGTGATCGCGGAACTCCGGTCCTACCTCTCGACCTCGCCCCGTCTCGACTACGTCACCCTTGCCGGGTCGGGGGAACCGACCCTTCACAGCGGGATCGGCGAGATCATACGGGTGGTCAAATCCGAGTTTCCCGCATATCGCGTCGCCGTCCTCACGAACGGCAGTCTCCTCTCCGACCCGGAGGTGCGGCGCGCCCTCCACGATGCAGACCTCGTCGTCCCGACCCTGAACGCCGTCTCCGACGCACCCTTCAGGAAGATCTGCAGACCGCACAGGAGCATTTCACCGGAAACCCTGATCGAAGGCCTCATCGCGTTTCGCAAAAGTTTTTCCGGGGAGATCTGGCTCGAAGTCTTCATCGTGCCGGGCGTCAACGACAACGACGCGGAGGTCGGGAAGATCGCCGACGCCGTGCGGGAGATCATGCCCGACCGCGTCCAGTTGAACACCCTCGACCGCCCCGGCGCCGCGGCCTGGGTGCGGCCTGCCGACAGGAAGACCCTCGACCACATCGCCTCCCTGATCACGGCGACGCCTGTCGACATCGTCGGCGGCCTCCCGTCGCGGGGGGAGATCGACAGTTTCCACCAGGAAAGCGCCGACACCATCCTGGCCCTTGTCAGGCGTCGCCCCTGCACCCTCGACGACCTTGCGCACGCCACCGGCATGCACAGGAACGAGGTCGGGAAGTACCTCCAGTACCTCCTGGAGAACCATCTCATCGAAGCAAAAAGAGCGGAGAGAGGAACATTTTTCCTTTCCGTCTCATGATTTTTTGATGTGCACGTCCATCTGGGGGAAGGGGATCTCGATCCCCTCCTCCCTGAACCTCTCATCTATCCTCGTGTTGATGAAGTCCTGCACATCCCAGGCCATGTTGAAGGCCTTCGCCCAGACGATGGGGGTGAAGTTGAGGCTCGAGTCGGCGAATTCCAGGAAATAGACCGTCGGTGGCGGGTACCTGAGCACGCATGCCGAACGCTCGACCGCCTCGTTGGCGATCTCAAGCAGGATCTCCTTCACCCTCTTGACGTCCGAGCCATAGGCGACAGAGACCGGGATCTTGATCTTCAGCCGCACCTCGGGGAGGGCGTAGTTGATGATCACCGAGTTCGCAATCTTGGAGTTCGGGATGGTGAGGAGTTGATAGTCGAGGGTCTGGATGCGGGTGCTCCGCGGGCCGACGCTGATGACGTCCCCGAGGTAGTCGTCGATCTTGATCCGATCACCCATCTTGAAGGGCTTGTCCATCACGATCAGCGCCCCGCCGAAGAAGTTGGAGAGGAGGTCCTGCGCCGCGAGGGCCACGGCGACACCGGCGATGCCCGCCCCGGCAAGGAGAGGCGTGATGTCGATATCGAGGGTGCTCAGGATGAGCAGGAAGGCGATGAACCAGATGACGTACTTCACCGCGATCTCAAGGACGTCGATGATCCGGTCGTCGACCTCGCTCTCCGTCCGCGACGCCATCCACCGGCCGTACAGGTGGATGAAGTTGTACGAGAAACTCGAAGCCACCCATGCCCCGATGATGAT
This window of the Methanofollis ethanolicus genome carries:
- a CDS encoding coiled-coil domain-containing protein produces the protein MTEEVINRLVVEIVGDSSGLVSAFDEAAKVSTNFEDRLKAVGSSFTQTGKDLTLTVTAPLALAGAAALKMAGDAEETQSKFNTVFGEMAADAEAWADKFGGAVGRSRTDLKATSATFGDMLQGMGATREESLKLAEAMTQLGVDIASFSNSTDEEAWISLRSAVTGEYEAMKKYGVVLNEAAVNQELLNMGVAGGAAEATNAEKAQARLNLIMQATTNAQGDAERTAGSFSNQMKALTGDLKDVTEELGAELIPLAQDGIALARGGLETFKNLDDGTKRMVVSVAALAAATGPALVVGGKMLTLAGDTSVAYKKFHVLLDEKVIPGLKSQIAQMKIAGSTARATALSMGVLAAATAGLAAGIILTNRYIDEAEEKSKRLKDAIDALADSSGHSSEELRDLARRLREGADASQFYASALKSIGSPMANVNAALGVMTPEMNKASQETRDAGADLLEYRANLLDFASAAEVRMRDVTATYETHRTKVEELRGQYDELKTSIDRALGIEEDIDDQSRAVERTEIRKIRADRDLKDLEDEIAEKEREMATGEYGSIDEREKAEEDLADLKLRHREATLNLADAEDALQDAQERSKDLATEKAALEKKLGDEGVEGAKKRLEEIGKTLEDETAKMDTAYKEREDLRLKHDSAMLEFDKTTLQTTVENWQKLAKYYQDNPIVRTVGVQVAGEDGSVQIFVPEAPALNFTMPDFGNPYADTKGANAVAPVATPTAAAPSHNETVLVSKKGDVVIESIVVNSPKADASTMVYELRRTMRDMYRESTMG
- a CDS encoding sugar phosphate isomerase/epimerase family protein, which encodes MYGVSTYALHSRPLPDALDQIAGLTDYVEVMDDGCHFIESAEPLLSYDLRYSIHAPSRSVNIASTLEPIREASVRVINDCFAIAAEVDADVVVHPGYFAWPADRERARRQFARSLADLSAAAEERSVRYAVENMAWEFFFLQTPDELPLPEGAGFALDVGHAHIKGCLPAFLQVPIDHIHIHDNDGTADTHSAVGSGTIDVAAVMEAVGQNGLVPVIEVEGIDGVKSSISALRPYL
- a CDS encoding radical SAM protein; this encodes MPYRHLFGPVPSRRLGISLGIDLVPLKTCSYNCVYCECGPTTALTTERKEYVPTGDVIAELRSYLSTSPRLDYVTLAGSGEPTLHSGIGEIIRVVKSEFPAYRVAVLTNGSLLSDPEVRRALHDADLVVPTLNAVSDAPFRKICRPHRSISPETLIEGLIAFRKSFSGEIWLEVFIVPGVNDNDAEVGKIADAVREIMPDRVQLNTLDRPGAAAWVRPADRKTLDHIASLITATPVDIVGGLPSRGEIDSFHQESADTILALVRRRPCTLDDLAHATGMHRNEVGKYLQYLLENHLIEAKRAERGTFFLSVS
- a CDS encoding mechanosensitive ion channel family protein — protein: MGDPLYAVLLLFAGLIGSVVLYWVYHWLLKRAEKTESKIDDILVAATGKPLIITVLVVTAYLAIVSSGIIPPKYEYILDSKYLNAFYIIIGAWVASSFSYNFIHLYGRWMASRTESEVDDRIIDVLEIAVKYVIWFIAFLLILSTLDIDITPLLAGAGIAGVAVALAAQDLLSNFFGGALIVMDKPFKMGDRIKIDDYLGDVISVGPRSTRIQTLDYQLLTIPNSKIANSVIINYALPEVRLKIKIPVSVAYGSDVKRVKEILLEIANEAVERSACVLRYPPPTVYFLEFADSSLNFTPIVWAKAFNMAWDVQDFINTRIDERFREEGIEIPFPQMDVHIKKS